The DNA window CGTTGCCTGTGTAATAAACTATCTAACCAGCTGAATGTCATGGCTCTGGCACAACTGGATGTTTATCCAAGAAGCTCTCTGTGTGAAAACACTGAATACATGTAAGTAGGATGCACATGGATTACATAATGTATTTATACGATATCTATATCTATTCACCAAATGATGGGTAAtggttttcctaatatttttttaaagtgttacatTGAAAAGCTCCGGTGCTACAAAATGTGTCATTCCAGACCTTAAAGACATAAAAGCTCTGCTCAGTGGAAAAAATCGGTAGgtgcttttatgtttatttatctcAAGATATTTTGTTATTTCATAGTTCAATGTGCACAATGTCCACAcaccaaaaatgtacatacagGAATACTACATGTAGGGAtgataatgatataaaaatgtatttgtattgcatttatatcCAGAGCTGTGCATAAAATGTTCCCATAATTTCCCCCTGTTTACAGTTCTCTTAAACCAGATAACTGGGCAAAAGTATAGGTATAAAGGGTcccattaaatataaaagttaaatacataaatataaatatatatggatataaattaaatacatatgtattcattttttattattctgtttccCAAACCACAAATAGCTAACACTTGTACAGGGAAATTAGGATggagtttattatttattgagaTATCTCTCAATTGCTATGTTGtactttgttttgtgttttggataAGGCAACTTTTATGCAATGTCAT is part of the Pyxicephalus adspersus chromosome 3, UCB_Pads_2.0, whole genome shotgun sequence genome and encodes:
- the LOC140327758 gene encoding C-X-C motif chemokine 10-like — its product is MDNKCAIIMCVVLFSTPFIYGFAIPRGKRCLCNKLSNQLNVMALAQLDVYPRSSLCENTEYIVTLKSSGATKCVIPDLKDIKALLSGKNRFLKHVTVVRHS